In a single window of the Allobranchiibius huperziae genome:
- a CDS encoding ferredoxin: MKIVLDRPRCEGHGLCEESAPQLMHLDDEGELVLDREDVTDAGDVAAATGAVRVCPVAALRLA, encoded by the coding sequence ATGAAGATCGTGCTCGACCGACCACGCTGCGAAGGCCACGGGCTGTGCGAGGAGTCGGCTCCCCAGCTGATGCACCTGGACGACGAGGGCGAACTGGTGCTGGATCGCGAGGACGTCACCGACGCCGGTGACGTCGCAGCCGCCACCGGCGCCGTCCGGGTCTGCCCGGTCGCGGCTCTCCGACTCGCATGA